In Acidiphilium acidophilum, one genomic interval encodes:
- the leuD gene encoding 3-isopropylmalate dehydratase small subunit, translating to MEKFDRLQAIAAPLKMANVDTDKIIPARFLKTIKRSGLGVHAFAGLRYREDGSENPDFVLNREPYRQARILIAGENFGCGSSREHAPWALLDFGIKCVIAPSFADIFFNNCFKNGILPIVLPQAACDALMADAEAGANARIIVDLEAQSVSRPDGETFGFEIDGFRKRCLLEGLDDIGLTLEKAGSIDAYEARTEGEPWLPAIEQV from the coding sequence ATGGAGAAATTCGACCGGTTGCAGGCGATCGCGGCGCCGTTGAAGATGGCGAATGTCGATACCGACAAGATCATTCCGGCGCGGTTTTTGAAGACGATCAAGCGCAGTGGGTTGGGTGTTCATGCGTTTGCCGGGTTGCGGTATCGGGAGGATGGCTCGGAGAATCCGGATTTCGTGTTGAACCGGGAGCCTTACCGGCAGGCGCGGATTTTGATTGCGGGCGAGAATTTCGGCTGTGGGTCGTCGCGCGAGCATGCGCCGTGGGCGTTGCTCGATTTCGGGATCAAATGCGTGATCGCGCCGAGTTTCGCCGATATTTTTTTCAACAACTGCTTCAAGAACGGAATTTTGCCGATCGTGCTGCCGCAGGCGGCGTGCGATGCGTTGATGGCGGATGCCGAGGCGGGCGCGAATGCGCGGATCATCGTCGATCTGGAGGCGCAGAGCGTCTCGCGGCCGGATGGGGAGACGTTCGGTTTCGAGATTGACGGGTTTCGCAAGCGTTGTCTGCTCGAAGGGCTGGACGATATCGGGCTGACGCTGGAGAAGGCCGGGTCGATCGACGCCTACGAGGCGCGTACCGAAGGTGAGCCCTGGTTGCCCGCGATCGAACAGGTCTGA
- the rimM gene encoding ribosome maturation factor RimM (Essential for efficient processing of 16S rRNA) has translation MDQALILMGVIGKPHGVRGAVHVHAYTDNPASLAAFALRDQRGRRIELAWVTEGVARVTLHEPGGKVTVADRDAAARLVNVQLFVERAALPPADDEEFYLADLIGLAAIGADGTSHGTITAVHDYGAGASIELDDGSLLPFTRAVVPEIDLAAKRAIVVPPIEIEVRG, from the coding sequence ATGGATCAGGCGCTGATCCTGATGGGCGTGATCGGCAAGCCGCATGGGGTGCGGGGGGCGGTGCATGTGCACGCCTATACCGACAACCCTGCGTCGCTCGCCGCATTTGCGCTCCGCGATCAGCGCGGACGCCGGATCGAACTGGCCTGGGTGACCGAGGGTGTCGCGCGGGTGACGCTGCATGAGCCGGGCGGTAAAGTCACCGTGGCGGATCGGGATGCGGCGGCACGGCTCGTGAACGTTCAACTCTTTGTTGAACGCGCGGCGTTGCCTCCGGCGGATGACGAGGAGTTCTATCTCGCCGATCTGATCGGGCTCGCCGCGATCGGGGCGGATGGCACCAGCCACGGCACCATCACCGCCGTGCACGATTACGGCGCGGGAGCCAGCATCGAACTCGATGACGGCTCGCTCCTGCCGTTCACCCGTGCGGTGGTGCCGGAGATCGATCTGGCGGCGAAGCGGGCTATCGTGGTGCCGCCGATCGAGATCGAGGTGCGGGGGTGA
- the leuB gene encoding 3-isopropylmalate dehydrogenase gives MIANKKLLLLPGDGIGPEVMVEAHRVIDWLGRTGRARFDIAEDLVGGASIEARGTPITEAVIERALEADAVLFGSVGGPQWDSQGFDNRPEIAILELRKRLGLFANLRPAPVFDALVDASPLKAEIVRGLDLMIVREATGGIYFGEPRGIETLADGTKRGINTEVYTTAEIERVARVAFELARKRAGRVTSVEKANVMESGLLWRQTVTALGAAEYPDVQLSHMYADNCAMQLAKNPRQFDVIVTSNLFGDLLSDLASMLTGSLGMLPSATLGAPDASGRRHALYEPIHGSAPDIAGKGLANPLAQILSLAMLLRYSFDMQEDGALIEQAVAGVLASGMRTADILQPGTARIGTRTMGDAVLRELDKLAG, from the coding sequence ATGATCGCGAACAAAAAACTGCTTCTCCTGCCCGGTGACGGCATCGGCCCCGAGGTGATGGTCGAGGCGCATCGGGTGATCGACTGGCTGGGCCGGACCGGGCGGGCGCGGTTCGACATTGCCGAGGATCTGGTGGGTGGCGCCTCGATCGAGGCGCGTGGCACGCCGATCACCGAGGCGGTGATCGAGCGGGCGCTGGAGGCGGATGCGGTGTTGTTCGGGTCGGTCGGGGGACCGCAATGGGACAGCCAGGGGTTCGACAACCGGCCTGAGATCGCGATTCTGGAGTTGCGCAAGCGGTTGGGATTGTTTGCCAATCTGCGTCCGGCACCGGTGTTCGATGCGCTGGTCGATGCGAGCCCGTTGAAGGCGGAGATCGTGCGGGGGCTCGATCTGATGATCGTGCGGGAGGCGACGGGGGGGATTTACTTCGGTGAGCCGCGCGGGATCGAGACGCTGGCGGACGGTACGAAGCGGGGGATCAATACCGAGGTTTATACCACGGCCGAGATCGAGCGGGTGGCGCGGGTGGCGTTCGAGCTGGCGCGCAAGCGCGCCGGGCGGGTGACCAGTGTGGAGAAGGCGAATGTGATGGAGAGCGGGCTGCTGTGGCGGCAGACCGTGACCGCGCTCGGGGCGGCGGAATATCCCGATGTGCAGCTGTCGCACATGTATGCCGATAATTGCGCGATGCAGCTGGCGAAGAATCCGCGCCAGTTCGATGTGATCGTGACCAGCAATCTGTTCGGGGACTTATTGTCCGACCTAGCTTCGATGCTGACCGGCTCGCTCGGGATGCTGCCGTCGGCGACGTTGGGGGCACCGGATGCAAGCGGGCGGCGGCATGCGCTGTATGAGCCGATTCATGGCTCGGCGCCGGATATCGCGGGCAAGGGGCTGGCCAATCCGCTCGCGCAGATTCTGAGTCTCGCGATGTTGCTGCGGTATTCGTTCGACATGCAGGAGGATGGCGCGTTGATCGAGCAGGCGGTCGCGGGGGTTCTGGCGAGCGGGATGCGCACGGCGGATATATTGCAGCCGGGGACGGCGCGGATCGGGACGCGGACGATGGGCGATGCGGTGTTGCGGGAACTCGATAAACTGGCGGGATAA
- a CDS encoding glutamate decarboxylase codes for MALYSRTPRHARHHGTRPYPDAPDLGIALPTTHFPDRIAPPRATYQAIRDELMLDGNSKQNLATFCTTFTEPEVSALMADCIDKNMIDKDEYPQTAEIEARCVRLLADLWNAPDGATAIGCSTTGSSEAAMLGGLALKWRWRARRAAAGQPGDRPNIVTGPVQVCWHKFARYFDVELREVPLAGDRLLLTPETALARCDENTIGVVPTLGVTFTCQYEPVAAIAAALDDLQSRTGLDIPIHVDAASGGFIAPFTTPDLHWDFRLERVKSINASGHKFGLSPLGVGWALWRTRADLPDELAFHVNYLGGDMPTFALNFSRPGGEIICQYYNFTRLGREGYRAILTRSAEITTTIARALDGMGLFRLIHDGSTALPAICWTFADRAEPGFTLYDLADRLRMRGWQVPAYAMPADRTDLVVQRILIRHGFTEDLGSRLIADIEDAVHHFQTNPPATQQNPPDHQGFDHSGR; via the coding sequence ATGGCCCTGTACAGCCGCACCCCGCGCCACGCCCGCCATCATGGCACGCGCCCCTACCCCGACGCCCCCGATCTCGGCATCGCGTTGCCCACCACGCATTTCCCCGACCGGATCGCCCCGCCCCGCGCCACCTATCAGGCGATCCGCGACGAATTGATGCTCGACGGCAATTCCAAACAGAACCTCGCCACCTTCTGCACCACCTTCACCGAGCCCGAAGTGTCCGCGTTGATGGCCGACTGCATCGACAAGAACATGATCGACAAGGACGAATATCCCCAGACCGCCGAAATCGAGGCACGCTGCGTCCGCCTCCTCGCCGATCTCTGGAACGCACCGGACGGGGCCACCGCGATCGGGTGTTCCACCACCGGCTCGTCGGAAGCCGCGATGCTCGGCGGCCTCGCCCTGAAATGGCGCTGGCGCGCCCGCCGCGCCGCAGCCGGCCAACCCGGCGACCGCCCGAACATCGTCACCGGCCCGGTTCAGGTCTGCTGGCACAAATTCGCCCGCTATTTCGATGTCGAGCTGCGCGAGGTGCCGCTCGCTGGCGACCGCCTGCTCCTCACCCCCGAAACCGCGCTCGCCCGGTGCGACGAAAACACGATCGGCGTGGTCCCCACCCTTGGCGTCACCTTCACCTGCCAGTATGAACCGGTCGCCGCCATCGCCGCCGCCCTCGACGATCTGCAATCCCGCACCGGCCTCGATATCCCGATCCATGTCGATGCCGCGAGCGGCGGCTTCATCGCCCCCTTCACGACGCCCGACCTGCACTGGGATTTCCGCCTCGAACGGGTGAAATCGATCAACGCCTCCGGCCACAAGTTCGGCCTGTCCCCGCTCGGCGTCGGCTGGGCGCTATGGCGCACCCGCGCGGACCTGCCCGACGAGCTCGCCTTCCACGTCAACTACCTCGGCGGCGACATGCCGACCTTCGCGCTCAATTTCTCCCGCCCCGGCGGCGAGATCATCTGCCAGTATTACAATTTCACCCGTCTGGGGCGCGAGGGGTATCGCGCCATCCTCACCCGGAGCGCCGAGATCACGACCACCATCGCCCGCGCGCTCGATGGCATGGGCCTGTTCCGCCTCATCCACGACGGCAGCACCGCCCTGCCCGCGATCTGCTGGACCTTCGCCGATCGGGCCGAACCCGGATTCACCCTCTACGACCTGGCGGACCGGCTGCGCATGCGGGGCTGGCAGGTGCCCGCCTACGCGATGCCCGCCGACCGCACCGATCTCGTCGTGCAACGCATCCTCATCCGCCACGGCTTCACTGAAGATCTCGGGTCCCGATTGATCGCCGACATCGAGGACGCCGTTCATCATTTTCAGACAAATCCCCCTGCCACGCAGCAAAATCCGCCCGACCATCAAGGTTTCGATCATTCAGGCAGATAA
- the rplS gene encoding 50S ribosomal protein L19 — protein MNVIQTIDAEQIAKLSETRAIPTFQPGDNLRVSVRVKEGERTRIQAFEGVCIARSNRGINSNFTVRKISYGEGVERVFPLYSPNVTEIAVTRRGDVRRAKLYYLRGRRGKSARIAEAARETPAA, from the coding sequence ATGAACGTCATTCAGACGATCGACGCCGAACAGATCGCCAAACTGAGCGAAACCCGAGCTATCCCGACCTTCCAGCCGGGCGATAACCTGCGCGTCTCCGTGCGGGTCAAGGAAGGCGAACGCACCCGTATCCAGGCATTCGAGGGCGTGTGCATCGCGCGGTCCAACCGCGGGATCAACTCCAACTTCACCGTGCGGAAAATCTCGTACGGCGAAGGAGTCGAACGCGTGTTCCCGCTCTACTCGCCCAACGTCACCGAAATCGCGGTGACCCGCCGGGGCGATGTCCGCCGCGCGAAACTCTATTACCTCCGCGGCCGCCGCGGTAAATCGGCACGCATCGCCGAAGCCGCACGTGAGACGCCGGCGGCTTGA
- a CDS encoding formate/nitrite transporter family protein, which translates to MNTIDNLTLAPQGPVPQPHALHDADPFEPHSIETTLDRLAAIAVRKWLFPASYFFQAIAGGAMVGFGVVLAIAVSAGIATPGLANLISGLVFGFSFVLIMVSQTTLITSDMAAGFVAVTQRLMSLPNYLGFMAVGWIGNILGAFAFIGVIAIGAGPYGTPVFLLRAHAIAIAKTAPDGMSVFALGIICTWFLQTAMFLYFKARTDVGRMMLAYYGPFAFVAGMTEHCIANIGFIGFPLLMQGKLAQVIGHPLAANGPLAALTWGFGRYGLLRNEILSGAGNLIGGTVCVILVFTAIVKLRTPRPISS; encoded by the coding sequence TTGAACACGATCGATAATCTGACTTTGGCCCCCCAGGGTCCGGTCCCTCAGCCTCACGCCCTGCATGACGCCGATCCGTTCGAGCCCCACTCGATCGAAACCACGCTCGACCGGCTGGCGGCCATCGCGGTCCGCAAATGGCTGTTCCCCGCCAGCTACTTCTTCCAGGCGATCGCCGGCGGCGCCATGGTCGGCTTCGGCGTCGTGCTCGCGATCGCGGTCAGCGCCGGGATCGCGACACCGGGCCTTGCCAATCTGATCAGCGGCCTCGTGTTCGGCTTCTCGTTTGTCCTGATCATGGTCTCGCAGACCACCCTGATCACGTCGGACATGGCAGCCGGCTTCGTCGCGGTCACCCAGCGTCTGATGTCGCTCCCGAACTATCTAGGGTTCATGGCAGTGGGATGGATCGGCAACATCCTCGGTGCCTTCGCCTTCATCGGCGTGATCGCGATCGGTGCCGGTCCCTACGGCACACCCGTATTCCTGCTGCGCGCGCACGCGATCGCCATCGCTAAAACCGCGCCGGACGGCATGTCGGTCTTTGCCCTCGGGATCATCTGCACGTGGTTCCTGCAAACCGCGATGTTCCTTTATTTCAAGGCGCGCACCGATGTCGGGCGCATGATGCTCGCCTATTACGGCCCCTTCGCCTTCGTCGCCGGCATGACCGAGCACTGCATCGCCAATATCGGTTTCATCGGGTTCCCCCTGCTCATGCAGGGAAAACTCGCCCAGGTGATCGGCCATCCCCTGGCTGCGAATGGCCCCCTCGCCGCGCTGACCTGGGGCTTCGGCCGCTACGGGCTGCTCCGCAACGAAATTCTCTCCGGCGCGGGCAATCTGATCGGCGGCACGGTCTGCGTCATCCTGGTGTTCACCGCCATCGTGAAACTCCGGACCCCGCGCCCGATTTCATCCTGA
- the folD gene encoding bifunctional methylenetetrahydrofolate dehydrogenase/methenyltetrahydrofolate cyclohydrolase FolD codes for MTARIIDGKAVAAELRAAVAGRVATLGYRPGLVVVLVGDDPASAVYVRNKDRAAHGAGFESRTIRLPAATSEAELLAVIAGLNDDPQTDGILVQLPLPRHIATAAIIRAIDPAKDVDGFHPENVAALALGAPRLVPCTPRGVMRLLEVSGTPVAGRRAVVLGRSNIVGRPMAALLLSADATVTIAHSRTRDIAAECRRAEILIAAVGRAEMVKAEWIGPGSTVIDVGINRTEAGTLVGDVDYQAAREVAGAITPVPGGVGPMTIACLLENTLDAAIARRSC; via the coding sequence GTGACCGCGCGGATCATCGACGGCAAGGCGGTTGCGGCGGAGTTGCGCGCGGCCGTGGCGGGCCGGGTCGCGACGCTCGGCTACCGGCCGGGGCTGGTGGTCGTGCTGGTCGGCGATGACCCGGCGAGTGCGGTCTATGTCCGTAACAAGGATCGCGCGGCACACGGGGCGGGGTTCGAGTCGCGGACGATCCGCCTGCCGGCGGCGACCAGCGAGGCCGAATTGCTCGCGGTGATCGCCGGGCTCAACGACGATCCGCAGACCGACGGGATTCTGGTGCAGTTGCCGCTGCCGCGCCATATCGCGACGGCGGCGATCATTCGGGCGATCGATCCGGCCAAGGATGTCGACGGGTTTCATCCCGAGAATGTCGCGGCGCTGGCGCTGGGCGCGCCCCGGCTGGTGCCGTGTACCCCGCGCGGGGTGATGCGGCTGCTGGAGGTTTCGGGCACGCCGGTCGCCGGGCGGCGGGCGGTGGTGCTGGGGCGATCGAACATCGTGGGGCGGCCGATGGCGGCGCTGCTGCTTTCCGCCGATGCGACGGTGACGATCGCCCATTCGCGCACCCGCGATATCGCAGCGGAATGCCGGCGCGCGGAGATTTTGATTGCGGCGGTCGGACGCGCCGAAATGGTCAAGGCGGAGTGGATCGGGCCGGGGTCGACGGTGATCGATGTCGGCATCAACCGGACCGAAGCGGGAACGCTGGTGGGGGATGTGGATTATCAGGCCGCGCGCGAGGTGGCCGGGGCGATTACGCCGGTGCCGGGCGGGGTCGGGCCGATGACGATCGCCTGCCTGCTGGAGAATACCCTCGACGCTGCGATCGCCCGGCGCTCGTGCTGA
- the rpsP gene encoding 30S ribosomal protein S16, with protein MSLKIRLARAGAKKRPFYHIVVADARSPRDGKFIERLGSYNPMLPAEHEDRVRLVDERVTHWLSQGAQATDRVAKFLGKAGLAPMPVYREQPIQAAPKKKAQERAAERAKAAAA; from the coding sequence ATGTCGTTGAAGATCAGACTAGCCCGTGCGGGTGCGAAAAAGCGGCCTTTCTATCATATCGTGGTCGCGGATGCGCGCAGCCCGCGGGATGGCAAGTTCATCGAGCGGCTGGGGAGCTACAACCCGATGCTGCCGGCAGAGCATGAGGACCGGGTGCGGCTGGTCGATGAGCGGGTGACGCATTGGCTGAGCCAAGGCGCGCAGGCGACCGACCGGGTGGCGAAATTCCTCGGCAAGGCCGGATTGGCGCCGATGCCGGTGTATCGCGAGCAGCCGATTCAGGCGGCGCCGAAGAAGAAGGCGCAGGAGCGGGCCGCCGAGCGCGCCAAGGCTGCCGCGGCGTAA
- the trmD gene encoding tRNA (guanosine(37)-N1)-methyltransferase TrmD, with protein MMFRATILTLFPEMFPGPLGCSLAGRAREQAIWSLNCVNIRDFGQGRHRAVDDTPFGGGAGMVMRPDVLDAAIGSVADDRPLIALTPRGTPLTQSRVKTLSTGGGVILLCGRYEGFDQRVLDARNAEEISIGDYVLSGGEIAALALLDATIRLLPGVMGAAESADEESFSAPLLEYPHYTRPADWNGHAVPETLLSGHHQAITAWRRSQAETITRTRRPDLWAHHIASQPARP; from the coding sequence GTGATGTTTCGCGCCACCATCCTCACGCTGTTTCCGGAAATGTTTCCCGGGCCGCTCGGCTGTTCGCTGGCGGGACGGGCGCGGGAACAGGCGATCTGGTCGCTCAATTGCGTCAATATCCGCGATTTCGGCCAGGGACGGCACCGGGCGGTGGACGATACCCCGTTCGGCGGCGGCGCGGGGATGGTGATGCGACCGGATGTGCTGGATGCGGCGATCGGGTCGGTTGCCGATGATCGGCCCCTGATCGCACTCACGCCGCGCGGCACGCCGCTCACCCAGAGCCGGGTGAAAACCCTGTCCACCGGAGGCGGCGTGATCCTGCTGTGCGGGCGCTACGAAGGCTTCGATCAGCGCGTGCTCGATGCCCGTAACGCCGAGGAAATCAGCATCGGCGATTACGTGCTCTCGGGTGGGGAAATCGCGGCGCTCGCTCTGCTCGACGCCACTATCCGCCTGCTGCCGGGCGTGATGGGGGCGGCGGAAAGCGCCGACGAGGAGAGTTTTTCAGCGCCCCTGCTGGAATATCCGCACTACACCCGCCCGGCGGACTGGAACGGGCACGCGGTGCCGGAAACCCTGCTTTCGGGCCATCATCAGGCCATTACCGCATGGCGGCGCAGCCAGGCGGAAACCATTACACGAACCCGCAGACCCGATCTGTGGGCCCACCATATTGCCAGCCAGCCGGCTCGGCCATAA
- a CDS encoding transcription antitermination factor NusB: MDEIDRDPTRDAAFALLSAVLDKHRPLDQAIDQLGKRDVPARDRAAGHRIAASVLRHLGTLDAALETHLTKAPPAKIRHVLRIGAAQALFLGAPPHAAVSTSVALAHAVGMGKFAGLVNAVLRRVTAAGPATLDAFDQPRLDTPSWLWASWGKDARAIAVAHRAEAPLDLSILPGSEPPEGGIILPNATIRLPTGTDVTTLPGFTGATLWVQDAAAAMPVRLFGDVKGRRVLDLCAAPGGKTMQLAAAGARVTALDRDGRRLDRLRQNCARMGMDVDVVTADALAWRPDQPFDAILLDAPCSATGTIRRHPEIPHLRRPADIDDCAAMQDRLLDAASAMLAPGGTLVYAVCSLQDEEGHGRVAAACARLGLIRAPLAAEDVPGLATAITPQGDLRTHPGLWPEWGGMDGFYAARLTRPA; the protein is encoded by the coding sequence ATGGACGAGATTGATCGCGACCCCACCCGCGACGCCGCCTTCGCGCTGCTCAGCGCCGTGCTCGACAAGCACCGCCCGCTCGATCAGGCGATCGACCAACTCGGCAAACGCGATGTCCCCGCGCGTGACCGCGCCGCCGGCCACCGCATCGCCGCCAGCGTGTTGCGCCATCTCGGCACGCTCGACGCCGCCCTCGAAACCCATCTGACCAAGGCCCCCCCGGCGAAAATCCGCCATGTCCTGCGAATCGGCGCCGCCCAGGCGCTGTTTCTCGGCGCGCCGCCCCATGCGGCGGTCAGCACCTCGGTCGCTCTCGCCCACGCGGTCGGCATGGGCAAATTCGCCGGTCTGGTCAACGCGGTACTCCGCCGCGTCACCGCCGCCGGCCCCGCCACGCTCGACGCTTTCGACCAGCCCCGGCTCGATACCCCGTCCTGGCTCTGGGCCTCCTGGGGCAAGGATGCCCGTGCGATCGCCGTGGCCCATCGCGCCGAAGCTCCGCTCGACCTGTCGATCCTGCCGGGCAGCGAGCCTCCCGAAGGCGGCATCATCCTGCCGAACGCCACGATCCGCCTGCCCACCGGCACCGACGTGACGACCCTGCCCGGCTTCACCGGCGCCACGCTCTGGGTGCAGGACGCCGCCGCCGCAATGCCCGTCCGCCTGTTCGGCGATGTGAAGGGCCGCCGCGTGCTCGACCTCTGCGCCGCCCCGGGCGGCAAGACCATGCAGCTCGCCGCCGCCGGTGCGCGCGTCACCGCGCTCGACCGCGACGGACGGCGGCTCGACCGGCTGCGCCAGAACTGCGCGCGGATGGGCATGGATGTCGACGTCGTCACCGCCGATGCCCTCGCCTGGCGTCCCGACCAGCCTTTCGACGCCATCCTGCTCGACGCCCCCTGCTCGGCCACCGGCACGATCCGCCGCCACCCCGAAATCCCGCATCTCCGCCGCCCCGCCGATATCGACGATTGCGCCGCGATGCAGGACCGCCTGCTCGATGCCGCCTCCGCCATGCTCGCCCCCGGCGGCACGCTGGTCTACGCGGTCTGCTCGTTGCAGGACGAGGAAGGGCATGGCCGCGTCGCTGCCGCCTGCGCCCGTCTCGGCCTGATCCGCGCGCCGCTCGCCGCCGAGGACGTTCCCGGCCTCGCCACCGCCATCACCCCGCAGGGCGACCTGCGCACCCATCCCGGCCTCTGGCCCGAATGGGGCGGCATGGACGGGTTCTACGCCGCCCGCTTGACGCGTCCCGCCTGA
- a CDS encoding helix-turn-helix domain-containing protein: MSGKKQVTTDSVGQRIRALRLANNLTQDEFAAQLGVSRSAIAQWETDRAGQIRENLERISKVLGTSLAYLVSGETGSLQGDELALMRLYRACAPEDRQILLRTAKRLARS; this comes from the coding sequence ATGTCAGGAAAGAAACAAGTCACCACGGATTCGGTTGGTCAGCGGATCAGGGCCTTGCGCCTCGCGAACAACCTGACCCAGGACGAATTCGCCGCGCAACTCGGCGTCTCCCGCTCCGCGATTGCCCAATGGGAGACCGACCGCGCCGGGCAAATTCGTGAAAACCTTGAAAGAATCTCAAAAGTTCTCGGAACCTCGCTCGCCTACCTCGTTTCGGGCGAAACCGGGTCGTTGCAGGGCGACGAGCTGGCGCTGATGCGTCTCTACCGCGCCTGCGCCCCGGAAGACCGCCAGATACTCCTCCGCACCGCCAAACGCCTCGCCCGCAGCTAG
- a CDS encoding YggT family protein, translating to MLAAVFWFLNEIIQIYIYIMIAAAIFSWLLAFGVLDTRNRIVYRIEDFLIRATEPVLAPFRRFIPSIGGIDISFIIAFLLLRALQIFLAGLYGHLVVMGYQ from the coding sequence ATGCTCGCAGCCGTGTTCTGGTTTCTCAACGAGATCATCCAGATCTATATCTATATCATGATCGCCGCGGCGATTTTCAGCTGGTTGCTCGCGTTCGGCGTGCTCGATACCCGCAATCGGATCGTCTACCGGATCGAGGATTTCCTGATCCGGGCGACCGAACCGGTGCTTGCCCCGTTCCGGCGGTTCATTCCGTCGATTGGCGGGATCGATATTTCGTTCATCATCGCCTTCCTGTTGCTGCGCGCGTTGCAGATTTTCCTGGCCGGGCTTTACGGGCATCTCGTGGTGATGGGCTACCAGTGA
- the leuC gene encoding 3-isopropylmalate dehydratase large subunit: protein MASTLFDKIWQAHVVDVMPDGTAVLYIDRHLVHEVTSPQAFEGLRLAGRLVRRVDATIAVADHNVPTENRAAGIDEPESALQVATLERNVVEFGVPYIPVTDARQGIVHIIGPEQGISLPGMTIVCGDSHTSTHGAMGALAFGIGTSEVEHVLATQTLLQKPAKNMLVRVDGVLPAGCSAKDIILAVIGRIGTAGGTGHVIEYAGEAIRALDMAGRMTVCNMSIEAGARAGLIAPDDVTFEYVRGRPFAPKGEAFERAVAHWRGLVSDEGAHYDKMVVLDAAALVPQVTWGTSPEAVVPITGHVPDPADEADEGRRAQLVRMLEYMDLRPGQALAGTRIDTVFIGSCTNGRIEDLRAAADMVRGRRVAAHVRAMVVPGSGLVKLQAEMEGLADVFRAAGFEWREAGCSMCLGMNPDKLKPGDRCASTSNRNFEGRQGPGGRTHLVSPAMAAAAAVAGALVDAREMA, encoded by the coding sequence ATGGCTTCGACGTTGTTTGACAAGATCTGGCAGGCGCATGTGGTTGATGTGATGCCGGATGGGACTGCGGTTTTGTATATTGATCGGCATCTTGTGCATGAGGTGACGTCGCCGCAGGCGTTTGAGGGGTTGCGGCTGGCGGGGCGTTTGGTGCGGCGGGTTGATGCGACGATTGCGGTGGCCGATCATAATGTGCCGACCGAGAATCGTGCGGCGGGGATCGATGAGCCGGAATCGGCGTTGCAGGTGGCGACGCTGGAGCGGAATGTCGTCGAGTTCGGGGTGCCGTATATTCCGGTGACGGACGCGCGGCAGGGGATTGTTCATATCATCGGGCCGGAGCAGGGGATTTCGCTGCCGGGGATGACGATTGTTTGCGGGGATTCCCATACATCGACGCATGGGGCGATGGGGGCGCTGGCGTTCGGGATCGGGACATCCGAGGTCGAGCATGTGCTGGCGACGCAGACCTTGTTGCAGAAGCCGGCGAAGAACATGCTGGTGCGGGTGGATGGGGTTTTGCCGGCTGGGTGTTCGGCGAAGGACATCATTCTCGCGGTGATCGGGCGGATCGGCACGGCGGGCGGCACGGGTCATGTGATCGAGTATGCGGGTGAGGCGATCCGGGCGCTCGACATGGCGGGGCGGATGACCGTGTGCAACATGTCGATCGAGGCCGGGGCGCGGGCCGGGTTGATCGCGCCGGATGATGTGACGTTCGAGTATGTGCGCGGGCGGCCGTTCGCGCCGAAGGGCGAGGCGTTCGAGCGGGCGGTTGCGCATTGGCGCGGCCTGGTATCGGATGAGGGCGCGCATTACGATAAGATGGTGGTGCTGGACGCGGCGGCGTTGGTGCCGCAGGTGACTTGGGGGACCAGCCCGGAGGCGGTGGTGCCGATTACTGGGCATGTGCCCGATCCTGCGGATGAGGCCGATGAGGGCAGGCGGGCGCAACTGGTGCGGATGCTTGAGTATATGGATTTGCGGCCGGGGCAGGCTTTGGCGGGGACGCGGATCGACACCGTGTTCATCGGGTCGTGCACGAATGGGCGGATCGAGGATTTGCGGGCGGCGGCGGATATGGTGCGCGGTCGGCGGGTGGCTGCGCATGTCCGGGCGATGGTGGTGCCGGGGTCCGGGCTGGTGAAGTTGCAGGCAGAGATGGAGGGGTTGGCGGATGTGTTCCGCGCCGCCGGGTTCGAGTGGCGGGAGGCCGGGTGTTCGATGTGTCTCGGTATGAATCCGGACAAGTTGAAGCCGGGCGATCGGTGTGCGAGCACCAGCAACCGCAATTTCGAGGGGCGTCAGGGGCCGGGGGGGCGGACGCATCTGGTCTCGCCTGCGATGGCGGCGGCGGCGGCGGTTGCGGGCGCGCTGGTCGATGCGCGGGAGATGGCGTGA